TCAGGGCACAATTCACGAGGAGGGTGCAGCAGGTATAGATTCTTCTTCATTGCCAATATCAGAGGACATTCTCACATGCTCAAGGCCATTAATAGTAGAAAGAAGACTAAGACCCCCACACGACTATTCTATCAAATGCCCTCGCTGCGACTCTACCCACACCAAATTCTGTTACTACAACAATTACAGCCTTTCTCAGCCTCGCTACTTTTGCAAGACTTGCCGTAGGTACTGGACTAAAGGTGGTACTTTAAGAAACATCCCTGTTGGTGGTGGTTGTCGCAAAAACAAAAAAGTCTCCTCCAAAAAATCCAATATTGAAACAGCTAATAACCAAAATTCATCTATTAGTAATAATAACCCTACTGATCTTCAGCTTTCATTCCCAGATCAAATGCCGCCCTTTTCTCATCATCACTTCATGAGTAGTAACAACTTTGGTCAAGGTAATAATTTCATGCTTGAAAATCCAACCGCAATTGATTTTATGGAAAGCAAGTACGAAGCTTTAGTGGGGTGTACTACTTCTAGAAACCAAGATTTTCTTGGGAATGGCAATGTTGGAATGATTAGTAGTCCTACTGGATTTGGTCATGAAATTAATAGTCACGGAAATAttattgcaccaaattttgcatttgGAATGACGACTATGGATGCTGGGAACAATTTTGGAATAACCGTAATGGATTCTTCTCATCATCATCAGAGGCTAATGCTGCCTAATTATGAAAATAATCAACATGAGGAACAAATTATTAATGCAGTTGACGTGAAGCCAAATCCCAAGATTTTGTCATTGGAATGGCATGACCAAGTCCAAGGCTGCTCTGATACTGGAAAAGAGTCATTTGGCTATTATTCTAGTGTTGGCGGGCTAGGATCTTGGACTGGATTAATGAATGGTTATGGATCATCAGCAACAAACCCTTTAGTCTAAAAACCAAATGAATT
This DNA window, taken from Nicotiana tabacum cultivar K326 chromosome 4, ASM71507v2, whole genome shotgun sequence, encodes the following:
- the LOC107807564 gene encoding dof zinc finger protein DOF5.6, which produces MGISSLQVCMDSSDWLQGTIHEEGAAGIDSSSLPISEDILTCSRPLIVERRLRPPHDYSIKCPRCDSTHTKFCYYNNYSLSQPRYFCKTCRRYWTKGGTLRNIPVGGGCRKNKKVSSKKSNIETANNQNSSISNNNPTDLQLSFPDQMPPFSHHHFMSSNNFGQGNNFMLENPTAIDFMESKYEALVGCTTSRNQDFLGNGNVGMISSPTGFGHEINSHGNIIAPNFAFGMTTMDAGNNFGITVMDSSHHHQRLMLPNYENNQHEEQIINAVDVKPNPKILSLEWHDQVQGCSDTGKESFGYYSSVGGLGSWTGLMNGYGSSATNPLV